A region from the Streptomyces tsukubensis genome encodes:
- a CDS encoding NAD(P)/FAD-dependent oxidoreductase, with product MSATPPVPVFDVAVIGGGVVGAAVARELAGHQLSVVLVEARSDVGDGTSKANTGILHTGFDAGPGTLESRLVARGHALLSAYARETGIPVEYPGALLAARTAEESAALPALQAKAVANGYHRTELIGPDAVYGLVPALGPGVLGGLTVPDEGIICTWTTTLALARDARARGTVILLDHPVTAAVDTDGITTLRTPAGPVRTRWTVNAAGLGADRIDALFGHDRFTVTPRRGELLVFDKLARPLVDRIVLPVPTAVGKGVLVAPTVYGNVLLGPTAEDITDRTATGTTEDGLAFLLDKGAELMPRLLDEEVTAAYAGLRASVTGRADYLIEADPDRRYILVGGIRSTGLSASMAIAEHVRETLAASGLDLRERTDLPPPPAVPYLGETGIRPYQDGERIAADPAYGEIVCFCERVTAGEIRDACHAPLPARTPDGLRRRTRAMNGRCQGFFCGPAVERMLAGHTGGHGCTARCEPPADPAPPRPSSPARTAREETARGRGSSRPTR from the coding sequence ATGAGCGCCACACCCCCCGTCCCCGTGTTCGACGTCGCCGTGATCGGCGGCGGTGTCGTCGGCGCCGCCGTCGCCCGCGAACTCGCGGGCCACCAGCTCTCCGTGGTGCTGGTCGAAGCCCGCTCCGATGTCGGCGACGGCACCAGCAAGGCCAACACCGGCATCCTGCACACGGGCTTCGACGCGGGCCCCGGCACCTTGGAGTCCCGGCTCGTCGCCCGCGGCCACGCCCTGCTGTCGGCCTACGCCCGCGAAACCGGTATCCCCGTCGAGTACCCGGGAGCCCTTCTGGCCGCCCGGACCGCCGAGGAGTCCGCCGCCCTGCCCGCCCTGCAGGCCAAAGCCGTCGCCAACGGCTACCACCGGACCGAACTCATCGGCCCCGATGCGGTGTACGGTCTGGTGCCCGCGCTCGGCCCGGGCGTCCTCGGCGGGCTCACCGTCCCCGACGAGGGGATCATCTGCACCTGGACGACCACGCTCGCCCTCGCCCGTGACGCCCGGGCCCGCGGCACCGTGATCCTCCTCGACCACCCGGTCACCGCGGCCGTGGACACGGACGGCATCACCACCCTCCGCACCCCGGCGGGCCCGGTGCGAACCCGCTGGACCGTCAACGCGGCCGGACTCGGCGCCGACCGGATCGACGCCCTCTTCGGACACGACCGCTTCACCGTCACCCCCCGCCGCGGCGAACTCCTCGTCTTCGACAAGCTCGCCCGCCCGCTCGTCGACCGCATCGTGCTCCCCGTCCCCACCGCCGTCGGCAAGGGCGTCCTCGTTGCCCCGACCGTGTACGGGAACGTCCTGCTCGGCCCGACCGCCGAGGACATCACGGACCGCACCGCCACCGGCACGACCGAGGACGGCCTCGCCTTCCTGCTCGACAAGGGCGCCGAGCTGATGCCGCGCCTCCTCGACGAAGAGGTCACCGCCGCCTACGCCGGACTGCGCGCCTCGGTCACCGGCCGCGCCGACTATCTGATCGAAGCCGACCCGGACCGGCGCTACATCCTCGTCGGCGGGATCCGCTCGACCGGGCTCTCCGCGAGCATGGCCATCGCCGAACACGTCCGCGAAACGCTCGCCGCGAGCGGACTCGACCTCCGGGAACGCACCGATCTGCCGCCGCCCCCGGCCGTGCCGTACCTCGGCGAAACCGGCATCCGCCCCTACCAGGACGGTGAGCGGATCGCCGCCGACCCGGCGTACGGCGAGATCGTCTGCTTCTGCGAGCGGGTCACCGCGGGCGAGATCCGCGACGCCTGCCACGCCCCGCTGCCGGCCCGTACCCCCGACGGGCTGCGCCGCCGCACCCGCGCGATGAACGGCCGCTGCCAGGGATTCTTCTGCGGCCCGGCGGTGGAGCGGATGCTGGCCGGTCATACGGGCGGACACGGCTGTACGGCCCGTTGCGAGCCCCCGGCGGATCCCGCGCCGCCCCGGCCCTCCAGCCCCGCCCGAACAGCCCGCGAAGAGACGGCCCGAGGCCGTGGCTCTTCCCGCCCCACGAGGTGA